TTCGGCACATACATCCGCTGCGCACAGACCCGGCACTTCGCCCGCGTGCTGAGCAGCGCGTAGAACACGCCCAGGATCGGCACGGCGATCGGGAACGCGATGATCCACTTCGGGACCCAAGCAAACTGCTCCGGCTTCTCATCGTGCAGGATCAGCAGGGGTGCCGCGACCACCGCCAAGGGAATGCAGAACTGGAGCAGCACCAGGAAGAATCCGCCGAACCAAACCTTCAGCGGCTGATCGTGCAGCACCCCGCGGATGTAAAAGCGTGAGTTCGGATTGCGACCCTTGTTGGTCTCCGGGCGCGGCGCACGCAGCAGCGCGATCCGATCGTCCTCCATCCCGGCCTTGCTCGCCGAGCGACGCTCCACCGGGGCATCGCCCTGCGCTTCCTCGATCGTGCGCACGCGGGAGGCATCGAACCTCCGGCGACCGCCCAGATCCCCGATGTGCACCGCGGCAGTCGCCACAGCGCGGCGATTCACCGCCGGGGCTTCCGGGATCAAAACTTCGGGAGTCTCTTCCTCTTCTTCCCGTTCGATGGCGACCCGCACCTCCAGATCACCCAGCGCACGATTCAGCACCGGCGCGATGGCAATCTCGGTGGGGCCGATCCCCTGCTCCGCCAGCAGCCGGGCCGGAAGCGGCACGGCCACGGGGGCCACCGCCAGCATCTCCATCACCTCCGGATTCTCCTCGTAGTTCACGGGCTCCAGCGGCACGGGCGCTTCCTCAGGCACAGCCTCTTCCTGCGGCAGCTCGGTCACGGGCTCGGGGACCACCTCGTCCACCACCGGCGGAGCTTCCTCCTTGGCGGCTTTCGAGCTGCGGCGGCGCTTCTTCGGAGCCGGGGCCGGAGCCTCCGCTTGCTCTTCCTTCACCACCGTCTTGGTCCGGGCGCGGGACGAGCGGGCAGGCGCCGGGGCGGCGGCCGGATCGACCAGCCGCGCGGCCGAAGCCACCCAGCGTTCCACCTTCCGGCGTTCCGGCACCCGCGGCACGATCTTGAGCATGTCGTTCGCCGCCGCCATCTCGCGGACGAGCACGTCCACATTGGCCTTCGCGACCGCGCTCAGATCCGTCCAGCCGGTTGCTTCCAGAAGTTCGACTTCATCCGAACCGATTCCATCGATGGTAAGCAAATCCGACATTCCTTGGCGACGGGGCGCAATTTAGGAACTTAGCGGTGGGTTGCAAGGACTCATCGAAGCCCTTCCAGCATCTCCCGGAGTTGAACCAGCTTGGTTTCCCACTCCACGAGACGAGCCTTTTCCTGCTCAACCACTTCCGCCGGGGCACGGGCCACGAAGCTTTCGTTCGAGAGCTTCGCCTCGCTGCGGGCCTTCTCCTGCTCCAGCTTGGCAATTTCGCGCGCAAGACGGACTTTCTCCGCCTCGATGTCGATCAGGCCTTCCAGCGGCAGATAGATCTCTCCCACCGGGGTCAGCACCACCGGCGTGCCCTTCGGAGACTCGTAGCCCGGCTCGAGGCGGATCTCGCCTGCACCGGCCAGCAGGGCCAGCACCGGCTTCTCGTCTTCCAGCCACTCCACGGCACCCTTCACCACCAAGGTCACATCGCGGCGGGTCGCCACGTTGTACTCGGCCTTCAGGTTGCGCAGGCGGGCGGCGGTTTCGTAGATCGCATCCGCCTTCGATTGTTCCAGCCTGATGTCCTCCGCATCGAGGCCGGCCAGCACCGGTTCCTCCGGCAACTCGGCCTGCATCAGGAACTCGCCTTCCAGCGTGTAGCCCATGTTCAGCGAAAGCTCTTCCGTCACGTGCGGCATGTAGGGGTGCAGAAGCTGCAGGAAGCGGCTCATCACCGTATCGAAGACCGCCAGCGTCACCGCCCGGGCTTCCGGCTTCGCCGTCTCGCGGAGGTCGCCCTTCACGGCTTCCAGGAACTTGTCGCAGAACTCGCTCCACAGGAACTCATACAGGCGCTGCGCGATCTCGCCGAAACGATACTCTCCGTAGATGCGCGTGAGATCCGCGGACAGCACGTCCAGCTTCGCCAGGATATCGATGTGGAAGCAGTTGGCCATGCCGACCACTTCCTCGTTCTCCTCGTCGTCCGTCTCCGGGAACTCGATCTTACCCCCCATCTCGCGGAAGCGGCAGGCATTGTAGATCTTGTTGGCGAAGTTCCGCCCGCCCTCGATCTGCTCCTCGTCGTAACGCATGTCGGAGCCCAGCGGCGCGATCCGCATCAGGCCGAAGCGCAGGCCGTCCGAGCCGTAGCGATCCATCAGTTCGATCGGGTCCGGCGAGTTGCCTAGCGACTTCGAGAGCTTGCGCCCCTGCTTGTCGCGGATCAGCGAGGTGAAGAACACGTTCTTGAAGGGCAGCTCGCCCTCGAAGCGGAAGCCCGCCATGATCATGCGCGCGACCCAGAAGAAGATGATGTCCGGACCGGTCACCAGATCGGTGGTCGGGTAGAATTTCTTCAGCGTCGGCGTCTCCTCGCCCACATCCGCCATAGTGGCGAAGGGCCAGAGCCAGGAGCTGAACCAGGTGTCCATCACATCCTCGTCGCGCACCCAGTTCGACTCGTCGGCCGGAGCCTCGGTGCCCACGTGGATGTCGCCGGATGTCAGGTTCGCCATGTCGAGCGACTCGGCATTCTTGAGCGCCTCCAACTTCTCGGCGCGGTACCACACCGGGATCTGGTGACCCCACCAGAGCTGGCGGCTGATGCACCAGTCCTGCAGGTTCTCCATCCAGTGGGCATAGGTCTTCGCCCAGCGCTCGGGGCGGAAGGCGATCTCGCCCGTCGCCACCGCATCCGCGGCTTCCTTCACGCAGGGATACTTGAGGAACCACTGCATCGAGATACGCGGCTCGATCGGCACGTCGGCACGCTCGGAGTAGCCCACGTTGTTCTCATACTCCTCCACCTTGATGAGCAGGCCCATCTCCTCCAGCTTCGCCGCCGCGCGCTTGCGACCCACGAAGCGGTCCAGACCATGCAGCTCCGGCACTTCTGGGCAGTTGATGTGCGCGTCCGGAGTGAGAACATCGATGATCTCCAAGCCGTGGCGGATGCCGATCTCGAAGTCCGCCTTGTCGTGCGCCGGGGTGATCTTCAGCGCACCGGTGCCGAACTCCACGTCCACGTGGTCGTCCGCGATCACCGGGATCGCCGCGTGCGGGAAGGGCCGGTTCACCGTGCGGCCCACATACTTCGCATAGCGCGGGTCCTTCGGGTTCACCGCCACCGCCACGTCGCCCATCAAGGTCTCGGGACGCGTCGTCGAAATCTCCAGATACTCGCCCGGCGCATCCGTGAGCTCGTACTTCATGAAGTACAGCTTGGAGCGCTGCGGCTTCATGATCACTTCCTCATCGGACAGCGCGGTCAGTGACACCGGGCACCAGTTCACGATCCGCTTGCCGCGGTAGATCAGGCCTTCCTTGAAGAGCTCCACGAAGACATGGCTCACCCACTTCGTGTAAGCCTCGTCCATGGTGAAGCGCTCGCGGCTCCAGTCGCAGGAGCAGCCGAGACGCTTGAGCTGGCTGATGATGATATTGCCGTGCTTCTCCTTGAAGGCCCACACGCGTTTCAGGAACTCGTCGCGACCGAGATCGCGGCGGGTCAGCTTCTCGTTCTCACGCAGCTCGCGCTCCACCTTCGCCTGCGTGGCGATCCCCGCGTGGTCGGTGCCGGGCAGCCACAGCACTTCCTTGCCCTCTTGGCGGGCGCGGCGGGCCAGGATGTCCTGGATGGTGTTATTGAGGACGTGTCCGAGGTGCAGGATGCCCGTGACGTTCGGCGGCGGGATGACGATCGAGTACGCGGGCTTCTCCGAGGCCGGGTCGGCTTCAAAACATTTCCCTTCGATCCAGGCGGCATACCACTTGGCTTCAACCGCTTGGGGTTCGTAGGCTTTAGGCAAATCGGACATAATGGCGGCGGAGGGATGCCAGAGCCCCCCCGGTTTGTAAAGGGCCGGACATTCCTCGGCGGCAGGCACCCCGGCAGCCCGGCTCAGTCTCCGGGAATTCCTTCATCCATCACCCCCCGGATCTCCTGCTGCGACAGCGCCCCGGCGAAAATGAACACCTCATCCACCGCGCCGCGGAAAAATCCACCGTGCTGGTGATCCGGCTGGCTCTCCGTGTAGACCACGTTCCGCCCGACCCACACCCCGTGCTCCGCCCGCTCGATCTGGGTATTCACCTGCCGCAGCGCCCGCCGCGAGACCGGCTCGAGCTCGCCATCCAGGTAGAGCAGCACGTGTTTCCCGATGTCCGGCTGCGAGGCCTCGTAGAGCACCACCGCCACATGATGCCAGCGCCCGTCCCGCAGGTCGGTGCTACCCACCACCTGGCCGCCGTGCGCGCCCACCCGTAGCCGCCCCACCGCGCCCTCCGCCGCCAGCGGATTGATCGACACCTGCCAGACCGCGCCCAAGTCCGCGCTCTCGAATTGCCCCCAGGAGAGGATCCCGAAACCCTCCCGCGGGTTGAAGTCTTCCGGCACCTTCACCCAGAAGCTCACCGTGCGCGGCTCCTTCCCGCCGATTCCGCGGAAGGGACTTTCACCATAGCCCCCCTTGCCATCGAAGGCCATCGCCCGCCCGATCTTCCCCTCCGTTGACTCCGGCTCAGCTCCCCCGTCCATGGCCTGGAAGCGCATGTCGTAGTCCCCGGGGCCATAGCCCTTCACCTGCGCCCGGTCGATGGGACCGTCCTGCGCCTCCATCGGCCAATGTACGACATTCATCGTACCCCGTCGCAGCGGCGGCAGCGCGGTGTAGAACTCGCTGCCATCCGTGGTGAAGCGCGTGCCCGCCCCGCCATCAAAGCGCAGCGCGTCGTTCTTCTTCAGCAGCACCTTCGAGCCGCCGTCGGGGATCGCCTCCACTTCGCCGGAGAGCACGTGGGTCTCCACCTTCGAGTCATCCCCTACCGAAACCCCGAACTCCGTGCCCAGATCGATCACCGAGCCCTTCGGCGTGGCCACCCGGTAGCCGTGGCCCGCCTCCGTCACCTTCATCAGGATCCGCCCGCGGTGCAGCCGGGATTCCATCGCGCCGATGAACTCCAGATCCGCCGGACCTTCCACGATCATCCGGCCCTTGCCATCCATCTCCAGCTCCACCAGCCCGCTTTCAAAGCGCAGGCGGCTACCGGACTGAATCGCGCTTCCCTCCGCCACCGCCGCGCCATCTCCCCAGCGCAGCGTTTCCAGCCGTGCCACCGTGGCAACCTCAGTTGGTCGCGAGATGAGAAAGACCGAAATACCGATCGCGACCAGCGCCGCCATCGCCAGCACCCGCGTGCGCCATCGCCCATGCTGTATCTTTGTCTGCACGCCGGCCACGAAATCATCCTGCTCCGCCCGGCTCACGGCGGCCAGGACCTGCTGGGTCCGCCGTTCGCGCGTGAATTCATCCTCCATCGCCGCGCCTAACAGGCCGTCCACCAGCGTCTGGCCGCCCAGCTTCTTCAGCGCCTCCGGGTCCTTCCCGATCAAGCGCACCAGCTCCGCGGCCTCTGCCTCGCTTAGCTCGCCCGCGAGCAGGCGGGCCACGTTTTCATCCTGCGGCTTCATGCTTCGGGCACTTCAAGTTTGCGCGCCACACAGGCTGCCAGCGCGTCGCGCAGCCGGTGGAGTTGCATCGTCAGCGCGGAGTAGCCGCGACCGCTCGCCGCGGAGATCTCGCGCACCGTCTTGCCACTCACATAGCGCTCCGTGAGCAATTCGCGGGAGGGCCCGTCGATCCGGGCGAGGCACTTGTGCAAGGCCTCCAGCGCGTCCGATTCCTCCGCATCTCCCAGGAAAGCTTCCGTCCCGCGGTCGATCAACACCTGCAACTCCTCGCTGCCGCCGATGCATTGCTCGCGGCGCTTGCGGACGAAGTTCCTTAGGTGATTCACCGCGATCCCTCGCAGCCAGCCCTCGAAGCTCGATTCGCCGCGGTACGCCTTCACGCGCTTGAAGGCGGTCACGAAGACATCCTGCGCAAGGTCGTCCGCCGCTGCCCAATCACGGATCCGGGAGCGCAGGAAGCCGCGCACCCAGCCCTCGTGATGTCGCACCAGTTGACCGAAGGCCTCCATCCAGCCCGGACCGCGCTGTTGCACCTGACGCACCAGTACCTCCATCGCATCGTCGCAGGCGGATTCACGGCTCATGGCGGTCGGGTGTCTTCAGGCGGAGAAAGTGCCACATCAATCTTCACGAAAGCCTCGGACCCGGGCGATGCAAATCGCAGGACTTCCGGGGCATCCGTGCATTTTGCAGTTGATCCGGGCCTTATCCGGTCCACCGTACCAGCTGTCCACCTCCTTCGGACACCACCGCACCGACCTATCAGTTCATTGATCTTCAGTCATCTGACGCGAAAACGAGGACTGGATCTAATGAACCCGGCCCGATTGCGTCCGAAGGGGGAATACAACAAGCTAGGAAGGACTGACCCATGAACTCCACCCGATACGGCCTTTTGGCCACCATCACCGCATTCTCCGCTTGCGGGGCTTTGCTGACGCCCATCGTGGCGACCGCTCAGGACGAACAGGTTTCCGAGGAAACCGAGGTCCTGACCCGCGGTCCCGTCCACGAGGCGTTCGCGGAGGCCGTTAGTTTCGAGCCTGAACCAGGCATCCTCATCAGCACCCAGCCGCCGGAAGTGATCGACGAGCTGCCGCCTGAGCAGGAGCTGGAAGGCGACAACGTAACCTGGATCCCCGGCTACTGGGCTTGGGACGAAGACAGCAGCGATTTCCTTTGGATCAGCGGCATCTGGCGCAATATCCCGCCGGATCGCGAGTGGGTCCCCGGCTACTGGAATGAAGTCGGCAGCGAGTACCAGTGGGTTTCCGGCTATTGGTCGGATACCGGCACCGAGGAGGTGACCTACCTGCCCGCCCCACCGCGCTCGTTGGAAGCCGGCCCGAATGTCGCCGCCGAGTCGGATAACGACGTGTGGATCCCCGGCACCTGGATGTGGGCGGACACCCGTTACCGCTGGCGCCCCGGATACTATCAGCCCTACCGCGAGGACTGGACCTACGTGCCGGACCGCTACTCCTGGACCCCGCGCGGCTATGTCTACGTGAACGGCTACTGGGACTACACGGTGCCGCGCCGCGGCGTGATCTTTGCACCGGTGCGTTTCCATCACCACGTCTACCGTCGCCCGAACTTCTACTACTCGCCCGTCACGGTGATTAGCCTGAACCTGTTCGTGGATCACCTCTTCGTGCGTCCGCGCTACAATCACTACTACTTCGGTGACTACTACGAGCCCTCCTACCGCGATCGTGGATTCTTCTACAATGTGAACTACGCTCGCATGCGCGGTGGCTACGATCCGATCTTCGCACATCGCCGCTGGGAACACCGCCACGACCGCGATTGGGAGCGCAACCGCCTGGCAGACTTCGATTTCTTCCGCGATAACCGCGATGCCCGCCCGCCTCGCACTTGGGCGAACTTGCGCGACATCGGCGACGGTCGCCGCGGCTTTAAGGGACGCGATGGCAAGGACTTCGCCCTCGCTACCCCGCTCGCCCAGTTCGTCAAGAACCCGGGTGCGGATGCCGGTGATGCCGGTGGCAAGGGCCGCGGTCGCATGAACTTCAAGAAGCTCGATGGCGGTGCCCGCGAGAAGATTGTGAATCAGCGCAAGCAGATGGTCGACTTCACCAAGCAGCGCAAGCAGATCGAGAAGGAAGCCCCCGTGGGCAAGGCCGTGGAAGGCGAAGCTGCACCTAAGCCGGTGAAAGCCAAGCTCAACCGCTCGCCGATCATGGGTCGCAAGGCCGCCCAAATGGGTGACCAAGCCCCGCCGAAGCGCAAGCAAGCTCCCGCCGTGGCCGACAAGGACCCGGTGGCCGACGGCACCCCGCAACCCGGCGACAACAAGCCGGGTCAACCTGGACGCCCCGGCCGTGGTGGCCAAGGCCAAGGTGGCGGCAAGGGCAAACAGGGCCAGATGACGGACGATAAAACCACCACTCCGGACCAACCCGGCCGTCCCGGTCGCGGTGGCCAAGGTGGCGGCGGCAAGGGCAAGGGCGGCAACGCTGGCGACGATACCACTACCACTCCGGATCAACCCGGCCGTCCCGGTCGCGGTGGCCAAGGCGGTGGCGGCAAGGGCAAGCAGGGCCAGATGACGGACGACAACAAACCTGCTCCGGCTCCGAAGAAAGAGGAGGCCACTCCTGCACCGAAGCGTGAGCCCAAACCTCAGCCGGAAAAGGTGCAGCCGCCGAAGCGCCAGCCGCAGCCGGAACGTCAGGTCCAGCCGAAGAAGCAACCGCAGCCGGAACGTCAGGTTCAGCCGAAGAAGCAGCCTCAGCCAGAGCGCCAAGTTCAGCCGAAGAAGCAAGCTCAGCCGCAACCCGAGCGTCAGGTCCAGCCCAAGAAGCAGGCCCAGCCGGAACGCCAGGTTCAGCCGAAGAAGCAACCTCAGGCTCAACCGCAGCGCCAACAACCGCAACGCGAGGCCCAGCCTCAACGGGCACAGCCCAAGCGCGAGGCCCAGCCTCAGCGCCAGCAACCGCAGCGTCAGCCCCAACGTCCGCAAGGCGGCGGCGGTGAAGGCGGCGGCAAGGGCAAGAACAAGGAGAAGGACAACTGATCCGGCCCTCGCCTGAGCAATGATCAACCAACCGGCGGTGAGTCTCTCACCGCCGGTTTTCTTTTGCCATGAGGTCACCCCCTTTGGAGCCGCTGGCTCTTTCGGAGTGCGGCGAGCATCGCCGCTTTCGTGCGATGTGGCCTCGCGCATAGGCGCCTCCCCGCCCCGAAGAGACCTCTCAGCTAGGCTACAAGCTTTTCGCAGTGCGCCTCCGGAGCATTCCCGCTCTCGTACGATGTGGCCTCGGGCATAGGCACCTCCCCGCCCCGGAGAGACCTCTCAGCTAGGCCACAAGCTTTTCGCAGTGCGCCTCCGGAGCATTCCCGCGCTTTCGTACGATCTGGCCTCGGGCATAGGCACCTCCCCGCCCCGGAGAGACCTCTCAGCTAGGCCACAAGCTTTTCGCAGTGCGCCTCCGGAGCATTCCCGCTTTCGTACGATCTGGCCTCGGGCATAGGCACCTCCCCGCCCCAGAGGGGCATCGGAGCTTAGCCGGTGCGCAAGCGCAGCGCAGCCACCGGTCACGCCCGCCACACCATTGGCGCCCCGGAGGGTCGCCGGAAATGACCGGATTACCTCGGCACTCCCCCGTCAGGCAGCAGCAAGTTCCCATGCCCCTCCGTGGCGAAGAACCGCTAGACCCCCTCACCTCTCCTTCTTCTCCAAGAACTCCTCCACCCCTTTCCTCTCCGTGGAAGACAGCGTGTTCACCCACTGCTGCATCGCCTCCGGATCATACATCGCCCAGTTCTTCGCCAGGTTCTTTTGCGCCCACTGCCGTGTCTCCCCTGCGGGCAGCGATTGCACCCACTGCGAGGCGGCATCCGGATCCTTCTGCGCGAGAAACACCGCATGGCGCGAGGCCGCGTTGTTCGCATCGAAGCTCCGGGACGGACCGAAGGGACTCGGATTTTCCGGCTGCTTGGGCTCCTCCTTCGGCGGCGGATTGTTCACCAGATAAAGGATCGCCTCGCCCTGCAATCCTTGAGCCGAACCACCGCTATCCCCGTGGCTCGAATTTGCCAGCAGCATCGCCAGCGATGATTTATCAGCAGCCGCCATTCCGCGGAACTCGGTGGTGAGTTCCTCGATCTTCTCCTTCGGCCACTGCTGGATGTAATAGGTATAGGTATTGGCGTTGGCCCTGTCGCCAGACATCACCGCCTCCAGCCACTCTTTCGGTTCCTTGATCAGATGGGGTTCCTTCCTCGCCACGGTTTCACCGTTCTCATCCGTCACCTTCACGAACTTCTGAGCGATCGCGCGGTCCTCGTCGGTCTGCAAGGCAGCCATCAGCGCCTCCATCTTCTTCGGATCATTCTGGGCGTTCCGGAAGATGTTCTCGATCACGTTGTCACGATTGCCCTTTTCAAGATCCATGTTGCCGAGCATCGCGAGCGCCTCGGTGGGATTCTTGTTCGCATAATACTGGATCGCGAAATTCCACACGTTCTTGGCATCGGTCCCCGAGAATCCCATACCTTCCAGATCCGCCTCCAGCCACTTGCCGGCATTGTCCGGGTTGATCAGGTTGTAGGGTTCATTCGCGATTTGCTTCTTCCATGAATCCGGAAGCCCGGCGAGGTGGTCCAGGATGCCTGCCTTGATATTGTCATTATCGGAGTACGCATTGCGGAAGGTCTTGTATCCATCCTGCCTCTCCATCAGCTCCTTCAGCGTTCCGGCGAAGTCGGCCTTCAGCTTCTGGCCGGTCAGCGCTCCCTCCGCCCGCTGGCGCAGGCGGGCCGGCATGTCGGCGAAAAGCGACTCCAGCGCCGCAGGGTCCTTCTTGACCAGTTCCTGGAAGAATTGATCGCCCTGATAGTAGTTCGAGTCGTTGAAAGCCCCCCGTTCCAGCATCGCCCTCGCGTGCTGCAAAGCCAGCTTGGCATCCACCTTCAGCACCGATGACAACACGTCCAGCTCGATGCTTGGATTCGGCCGTCCGGCGCAAAAGGCGAGTGCCTTTGCCGGATCATCCTTCGCCAGCTTGGCTAGCATTTCCTGTGCGCGGTAGGAGTTGCTCTTGAGGTGATAGGCGATCAAGCCTTCGGGATCCTCGGCCTCCCAGCGCTGGTAGGCGATCTTGTTGAAGAGCGTGAAATCGTAGCTGTCCCCGGAGTCGAACCAGCGGTTCTCCAGCCATTGTTCCAGATCGGAGAGCGGCATGCTCTGCACCAGATCGATCGTGGCGCGCATCCGCTGCTCGGGAGTGGCTGCCCCGCGGATCGCAGCCATGGTCTCGCGCACCTGCGCGGGGATCCCGCCGTCGCGCAGCTTCCGCTCCCGGTGCTTTGAATCCACGGCGCTACCGGCCTCGACCACTTTCCCCGCGGAAGCCCGCGTCTCCGGTGCGGCGAGATGCCAGCCTGCCAGCGCGGTCGCCAGGAATCCCGCAGCGCAGGCCGAACGAAAAACGAGAGGAGAAGGCGCGCTC
This sequence is a window from Luteolibacter rhizosphaerae. Protein-coding genes within it:
- a CDS encoding RNA polymerase sigma factor, which translates into the protein MSRESACDDAMEVLVRQVQQRGPGWMEAFGQLVRHHEGWVRGFLRSRIRDWAAADDLAQDVFVTAFKRVKAYRGESSFEGWLRGIAVNHLRNFVRKRREQCIGGSEELQVLIDRGTEAFLGDAEESDALEALHKCLARIDGPSRELLTERYVSGKTVREISAASGRGYSALTMQLHRLRDALAACVARKLEVPEA
- a CDS encoding valine--tRNA ligase, with the protein product MSDLPKAYEPQAVEAKWYAAWIEGKCFEADPASEKPAYSIVIPPPNVTGILHLGHVLNNTIQDILARRARQEGKEVLWLPGTDHAGIATQAKVERELRENEKLTRRDLGRDEFLKRVWAFKEKHGNIIISQLKRLGCSCDWSRERFTMDEAYTKWVSHVFVELFKEGLIYRGKRIVNWCPVSLTALSDEEVIMKPQRSKLYFMKYELTDAPGEYLEISTTRPETLMGDVAVAVNPKDPRYAKYVGRTVNRPFPHAAIPVIADDHVDVEFGTGALKITPAHDKADFEIGIRHGLEIIDVLTPDAHINCPEVPELHGLDRFVGRKRAAAKLEEMGLLIKVEEYENNVGYSERADVPIEPRISMQWFLKYPCVKEAADAVATGEIAFRPERWAKTYAHWMENLQDWCISRQLWWGHQIPVWYRAEKLEALKNAESLDMANLTSGDIHVGTEAPADESNWVRDEDVMDTWFSSWLWPFATMADVGEETPTLKKFYPTTDLVTGPDIIFFWVARMIMAGFRFEGELPFKNVFFTSLIRDKQGRKLSKSLGNSPDPIELMDRYGSDGLRFGLMRIAPLGSDMRYDEEQIEGGRNFANKIYNACRFREMGGKIEFPETDDEENEEVVGMANCFHIDILAKLDVLSADLTRIYGEYRFGEIAQRLYEFLWSEFCDKFLEAVKGDLRETAKPEARAVTLAVFDTVMSRFLQLLHPYMPHVTEELSLNMGYTLEGEFLMQAELPEEPVLAGLDAEDIRLEQSKADAIYETAARLRNLKAEYNVATRRDVTLVVKGAVEWLEDEKPVLALLAGAGEIRLEPGYESPKGTPVVLTPVGEIYLPLEGLIDIEAEKVRLAREIAKLEQEKARSEAKLSNESFVARAPAEVVEQEKARLVEWETKLVQLREMLEGLR
- a CDS encoding LamG-like jellyroll fold domain-containing protein; the protein is MKPQDENVARLLAGELSEAEAAELVRLIGKDPEALKKLGGQTLVDGLLGAAMEDEFTRERRTQQVLAAVSRAEQDDFVAGVQTKIQHGRWRTRVLAMAALVAIGISVFLISRPTEVATVARLETLRWGDGAAVAEGSAIQSGSRLRFESGLVELEMDGKGRMIVEGPADLEFIGAMESRLHRGRILMKVTEAGHGYRVATPKGSVIDLGTEFGVSVGDDSKVETHVLSGEVEAIPDGGSKVLLKKNDALRFDGGAGTRFTTDGSEFYTALPPLRRGTMNVVHWPMEAQDGPIDRAQVKGYGPGDYDMRFQAMDGGAEPESTEGKIGRAMAFDGKGGYGESPFRGIGGKEPRTVSFWVKVPEDFNPREGFGILSWGQFESADLGAVWQVSINPLAAEGAVGRLRVGAHGGQVVGSTDLRDGRWHHVAVVLYEASQPDIGKHVLLYLDGELEPVSRRALRQVNTQIERAEHGVWVGRNVVYTESQPDHQHGGFFRGAVDEVFIFAGALSQQEIRGVMDEGIPGD
- a CDS encoding DUF4332 domain-containing protein, producing the protein MSDLLTIDGIGSDEVELLEATGWTDLSAVAKANVDVLVREMAAANDMLKIVPRVPERRKVERWVASAARLVDPAAAPAPARSSRARTKTVVKEEQAEAPAPAPKKRRRSSKAAKEEAPPVVDEVVPEPVTELPQEEAVPEEAPVPLEPVNYEENPEVMEMLAVAPVAVPLPARLLAEQGIGPTEIAIAPVLNRALGDLEVRVAIEREEEEETPEVLIPEAPAVNRRAVATAAVHIGDLGGRRRFDASRVRTIEEAQGDAPVERRSASKAGMEDDRIALLRAPRPETNKGRNPNSRFYIRGVLHDQPLKVWFGGFFLVLLQFCIPLAVVAAPLLILHDEKPEQFAWVPKWIIAFPIAVPILGVFYALLSTRAKCRVCAQRMYVPKHCLKNKKAHHLPLFGYIGAVAMHVMAFKWFNCTFCGTSIRIKK